A region of the Streptomyces sp. NBC_00442 genome:
GGGTGTGGGGGCGTTGAGTGTGGGGGCTGGTGAGCAAGGGGTTAGGAAAGTTTCCTAACCCCCTGGATTGCAATGCCTGGCGCGCTTGATGTCAATGAGTCGGGCGAGCCCAAATCGCTTGCGCCGTACGGGAGTTGAGAGGCTTCCAGCAAGAACGGGTGTCACGACGCGCGGGGAGCGATGAACGAGCGCGATTGACCGCGGGCAAGGCCGGCCGACGACCCGGAAGTGGGTTCACGTACATGACCTTCGTTCAGCCACCTGCAATAGAGTTCCGTCTCGGCGGGTCCCGGTCAATGGTCCGGACCGAGCAGATCCCGAAGAGAGGGAAGCCGAGAGCGGGAGGCCGTACGGAACGCGTGGCGAACGTGAGCTGAACCGCAGGTCAGGAGCACGATCTGCCCGGCCGCGCCGGGAATGCGTCGTGGCCTTCGTTCGTTGACGATGGGAGTACCAACCGACGACGCAAAGGATCGACCGCTCGTGAGCAAGGTCCCCTCCATCACCCTCAACAACGGCGTCGAGATGCCGCAGCTCGGTTTCGGTGTCTGGCAGGTGCCGGACGACGAGGCCGCCAAGGCGGTCGCGACGGCGATCGAGTCCGGGTACCGAAGCATCGACACCGCCGCGATCTACGAGAACGAGCGCGGCACCGGCAAGGCCGTCGCCGCCTCGGGGGTCGCCCGCGAAGACCTCTTCGTCACGACGAAGCTGTGGAATTCCGAGCAGGGCTACGACTCGACCCTGCGGGCCTTCGACGCCTCGCTCGACAAGCTCGGCCTCGACTACGTCGACCTGTACCTGATCCACTGGCCCGTGCCGGCCAAGGACGCGTACGTCGACACGTACAAGGCGTTCGAGAAGATCCAGGCGGACGGCCGCGCCAGGGCGATCGGCGTGTCCAACTTCCAGCCCGTTCACCTTGAGCGACTGCTGGGCGAGACCTCGGTGGTCCCGGCCGTCAACCAGATCGAGTTGCACCCGCAGCTGGCCCAGGCGGAGTCCCGCGCGCTCCACGCCAAGCACTCCATCGCGACCGAGGCCTGGTCGCCGCTCGGCCAGGGCCGGGGGCTGCTGGACGTGCCGACCGTGGTCGCGATCGCGCAGAAGCACGGCCGCACGGCCGCGCAGGTGGTGCTTCGCTGGCACCTCCAGATCGGCAACGTCGTGATCCCGAAGTCCGTGACGCCGTCGCGGATCAAGGAGAACATCGACGTCTTCGGCTTCGAGCTCGACGCGGACGACGTGGCCGCGCTGGCCGCCCTGGACGAGGGCAAGCGCCTGGGGCCGAACCCGGCAGAGTTCAACCTGGGCGCCTGATCAGACGCGTCTGATCACGCTCAAGTCTTGATCGCCGAGTGACGGAGAGGGTGCCGCCAACCGAGATTGGCGGCACCCTCTCCGTCGGTTTCGGGGCCCGGTTGGTCAGCTACCAATCAAGAATGTTCATTTAAGTGTGCCGCTCAGGCAAAGCGTTCGACATCAAGAGACAAATGCTCTTGTCCTGCGCATGACCTTCCCGATGGGATCGCGAAGACCGCCCCGCGCGGCTTCACCCCACTCAGGGAGCATTCATGCGCATAGCTCGCCCCCGGACTCGTACCGCAGCAGCGTCAGTCGGGGCCACCGCCCTTGCCGCCGCCGCGTTGATAGCCACCCCGCTGTCCGGGTCCGCCACCGCCGCACCTGCCGCCGCCCCGCAGGTAAAGCCCGTTCCGGCGATCGCCGGGCACCAGCTCGCCCACTCGACCAGCGGCCCGCTCACCAGCGAGCAGTGCCAGGCCAAGTGGAAGATCGCCTGCTACGGCCCGTTGCAGTACCGCCAGGCGTACAACCTCAACCCGCTCTACAAGGCGGGCATCACGGGCAAGGGCCGCACGATCGTGATCGTGGACTCGTTCGGCTCGCCGACGATCCAGCACGACCTGGATGTCTACAGCAAGCAGTACGGCATCCCCAGTAGCAAGGTCGACGTGGTCAAGTGGGGCAACGTTCCCAAGTGGGACCCGAAGAACAAGGACATGACCGGTTGGGCCGGTGAGTCCACGCTGGATGTCGAGATGGCCCACGCCGTCGCCCCCGGCGCCAAGATCGTTCTGGTGGAGACCGCGGTCGCCGAGACCGAGGGCGTCACCGGCCTGCCCGAGATGATGGACGCCGAGAAGCACCTCATCGACCACGGCGTCGGCGATGTCATCACGCAGAGCTTCGGCGCCACGGAGAACACCTTCCCCGGCTTCGACAAGGGCGACTTCTCCAGCATCCAGAAGCTGCGCTACGCGTTCAAGGACGC
Encoded here:
- a CDS encoding aldo/keto reductase; translation: MSKVPSITLNNGVEMPQLGFGVWQVPDDEAAKAVATAIESGYRSIDTAAIYENERGTGKAVAASGVAREDLFVTTKLWNSEQGYDSTLRAFDASLDKLGLDYVDLYLIHWPVPAKDAYVDTYKAFEKIQADGRARAIGVSNFQPVHLERLLGETSVVPAVNQIELHPQLAQAESRALHAKHSIATEAWSPLGQGRGLLDVPTVVAIAQKHGRTAAQVVLRWHLQIGNVVIPKSVTPSRIKENIDVFGFELDADDVAALAALDEGKRLGPNPAEFNLGA
- a CDS encoding S53 family peptidase yields the protein MRIARPRTRTAAASVGATALAAAALIATPLSGSATAAPAAAPQVKPVPAIAGHQLAHSTSGPLTSEQCQAKWKIACYGPLQYRQAYNLNPLYKAGITGKGRTIVIVDSFGSPTIQHDLDVYSKQYGIPSSKVDVVKWGNVPKWDPKNKDMTGWAGESTLDVEMAHAVAPGAKIVLVETAVAETEGVTGLPEMMDAEKHLIDHGVGDVITQSFGATENTFPGFDKGDFSSIQKLRYAFKDAAAHGVTVLASSGDGGATDNTADGSGYYKERVNSWPSSDPLVTSIGGTQLHLDDKGNRLSPESVYNDNGSGGGGQSHVFQRPSFQNGVRGAVGDRRGTPDISMAAAVNGGAWVYSSYDPTAVGWDVSGGTSEASPLFSGIVALADQAAGHRLGNINDALYSLYKHEGYKPGSGLVDVKDGTNNSYAGVTGYTAVKGYDMATGVGTIDAAHFVTALARESRHH